In Verrucomicrobiota bacterium, the genomic stretch TCGTATAGAGCCTTGAAATTCGGGTGATCGACTCGGCGCACGTAAGCAGCTGTCGCCGCCATCGTATTCAGGAAATAACATTCATAACGGTTCAAAAACTCGATCGCCAGCACCACCCCCTCCTGCTGCGCTTCGTCTGCCACAGCCCGATGCACATCGATCGCGAACTTAAATTCTTCTTCCGTCGGTCCGGTTCCGGAGAAAACGCCAAGCGGCTGGTGAAATGGTCCGCACAGGATATCAGCCCCGAGAATCGCCGACTGGCGGACGATCCTGTTTAACCGTTCGACCGCCGCTTTCCGGATTGCCGGATCAGGGCTGATTGCGCTGGCGTCCGGGGTGGCGACGGTGAGGGTCGAACAGGTTAGCTGCAGTTCGTCGAGTTTGCGGCGTAGTTTTTTATAGTGGCCGTCATCTCCGCTAAAAATTGGGATCTCCACGCCGTCAAACCCCGTTGCTTTAGCTTTTTCGAGTCGAGGATAATGCTCCTCGGTGACATGAGTCGCCCAGAGAAGCATGTTCATGCCGATCTTCATTGTCGAGAGCTGGCTGTTCTGATATTGGGGGGTGAGACTGTCTGTTCAGCTTCGATCCGCTCAGGCGGCGAAGGCTTTTGGGTCGACAACAGTACCTTAATTTACACAGATTGAAAACAATTTAGAGAGGGGTTCGCCTGACGAAAGGCGCCCGGAGACGGAGTGCACGTTGGCGCAGGTCACGCCGTCCCCGATGCCGGGCACGCGGAGCAGGTAAAGGTTTTTCGAGGCCCGCTTCCAGCCCGGCGCGGCACGTTTGAACGCCTCTTTCGCTCCGCCCCGGCGGCATAGCCGGCCCAGGCCGCAGCCAGGCGCGAGCCGGTTAATCCGCCGCAGGATTTTGACGCAGCGCAGGCGGGTCCAGGACGGTCGCAATCTCACCACCCGCGAGGGCTGGACGGCGTAGAAAATACCCTATGGATTGCCGGAGGATAGCCGGAGATCAGGAGTTTTCGGAACGACCCCTCGGTAACGACGGCCCGATCGGCCGGTATCGCGCCACGAGGCTTGCGCAGCGCTCCGGTTCGCCCAAAAGTTGAACTCCTCTCGAACGTGTTCCAAGCGCTCGTAGGCAGCCCGGAGATGCCGGCCCAGCGCCGGAGCCGGACGCCTGCGATTACGGCGCCTCGCGCGACTCAGAACCTTCCTGATCGCCTTCCTCTCGCGCGCCCGATCGGACCTATCTCTTCACGGTTCTAAACGGGGTTAGCCTCGACTTGATCAAATTGCTCCGCCTCGGTAGACCCGTGTAAGGCCGTGGTCGACGACTCCCCGCCGGAGATCACAAGACTCACCTCATCGAAATAGCCGGTACCGACTTCGCGCTGATGCCGGGTCGCCGTGTACCCGTAGGCTTCGGCCGTGAACTCGGCTTCCTGCAATTCGGCATAAGCAGACATCCCGCGCTCCGTATACCCTCGGGCCAGGCTGAACATGCTGTAGTTTAACGCATGAAAGCCCGCCAGCGTGATGAACTGAAACTTGTAGCCCATCGCCGCCAGTTCGCGCTGGAAGCGTGCAATCGTGGCGTCATCAAGCTTCTTTTTCCAGTTAAACGACGGTGAGCAATTGTACGCCAGCAGCTTGCCCGGATGGTGGTGGTGGACGCCTTCCGCGAAGCGTTTGGCCTCGGCTAAATTCGGCTCGCTGGTTTCACACCACAGTAGGTCCACGTAAGGGGCATAGGCCACCGCGCGGGCAACGGCGGGCTCGATGCCGGCGCGCACCCGAAAGAAACCCTCCGGGCTGCGTTCGCCGGAGATAAAGGGCCGGTCGCGCTCATCGACGTCATTGGTCAGCAGGTTGGCGCCGTTGGCATCCGTTCGGGCGATGAGCA encodes the following:
- a CDS encoding sugar phosphate isomerase/epimerase translates to MKIGMNMLLWATHVTEEHYPRLEKAKATGFDGVEIPIFSGDDGHYKKLRRKLDELQLTCSTLTVATPDASAISPDPAIRKAAVERLNRIVRQSAILGADILCGPFHQPLGVFSGTGPTEEEFKFAIDVHRAVADEAQQEGVVLAIEFLNRYECYFLNTMAATAAYVRRVDHPNFKALYDTFHANVEEADQPSAFRQNADAIAHVHISNNDRGVPGRGHIDFPNIFKAIKASGYNGWLTIEAFGRALPDLVEPTRVWRDFFKSPDEVVVDGYKFIRETWNAA